In Desulfosediminicola ganghwensis, a single window of DNA contains:
- a CDS encoding homogentisate 1,2-dioxygenase: MVFYHKLGKIPHKRHTVFRKPDGSLHHEHLMGTLGFAGIKSLLYTLRPPTPVKRVEFVKELKWEVDPNLMLKLRLFHTHRLPTAGPSPTLDRIPLLFNDDVAISFARPAMDDPFFYRNGEGDEIVFVTQGEGVLESQMGELDFRRGDFLVVPKGITHRYRFTNTKNIFLIIESRGYIRTPERYRNSHGQLHEHAPFCERDIRPPTLLYTHDERGEFPIIVKAQNALHRTVLDHHPIDTVGWDGYYYPWAFNISDFEPITGSIHQPPPVHQTFESDGFVVFSFVPRLFDYHPEAIPAPYNHSNIGSDEMLYYCSDTFMSRKGIEFGSITLHPDGFPHGPHPGKVEDSIGKKATKEEAVMIDTFEPLHVAKGLLPCEESDYHLSWVEEEL; the protein is encoded by the coding sequence ATGGTTTTTTATCACAAGCTTGGCAAGATTCCACATAAGCGACATACCGTTTTTCGCAAACCGGACGGTTCGCTCCACCACGAACACCTTATGGGCACACTCGGTTTTGCAGGCATCAAGTCGTTGCTCTATACCCTGCGTCCGCCCACCCCCGTCAAGCGGGTTGAATTTGTAAAAGAACTGAAATGGGAAGTTGACCCAAACCTGATGCTGAAATTGCGTCTCTTTCATACCCACCGGCTCCCCACCGCCGGCCCAAGCCCTACTCTCGACCGCATCCCCCTGCTCTTTAATGATGATGTGGCGATTTCGTTTGCCCGGCCTGCCATGGACGATCCCTTCTTCTACCGTAACGGTGAGGGAGACGAAATAGTCTTTGTCACCCAGGGAGAAGGGGTTCTCGAGTCGCAAATGGGTGAGCTGGATTTCCGGCGAGGTGATTTTCTGGTGGTGCCTAAAGGTATCACCCACAGATACCGGTTCACCAATACCAAGAACATTTTTCTCATTATCGAAAGCCGCGGTTATATCCGGACACCTGAACGATACCGAAATTCCCATGGACAACTCCACGAGCATGCCCCTTTCTGCGAACGCGATATTCGTCCCCCCACCCTGCTCTATACCCATGATGAACGTGGGGAGTTCCCGATAATCGTCAAAGCGCAAAACGCATTACACCGGACCGTGCTCGACCATCACCCGATAGATACTGTGGGCTGGGACGGCTATTACTACCCCTGGGCCTTCAACATCTCCGATTTCGAGCCGATTACCGGCAGTATCCACCAGCCCCCGCCGGTACACCAAACCTTTGAGAGCGATGGTTTTGTAGTTTTTTCCTTTGTACCGAGATTGTTCGACTATCACCCCGAGGCCATCCCCGCGCCCTACAATCATTCCAACATCGGCTCTGACGAAATGCTCTACTACTGCAGTGACACATTCATGAGCAGAAAAGGTATAGAATTCGGCTCTATCACCCTTCATCCCGACGGTTTCCCCCATGGCCCGCATCCGGGAAAAGTTGAAGATTCTATCGGCAAAAAAGCGACTAAAGAGGAGGCAGTAATGATAGATACGTTCGAGCCCCTGCACGTTGCCAAAGGGCTACTCCCCTGCGAGGAGAGCGATTACCACCTTTCCTGGGTTGAAGAAGAACTATGA
- the hppD gene encoding 4-hydroxyphenylpyruvate dioxygenase: MGSLPVKRIHHIELLVGNSLQSAFFYRKALGFNQVAYLGPETGFPDRASYVLQQGRVTFVLTTPLNYADSRNIFLTLHGDSVADICFEVDSVDGVFHETVARGAEPSTFPHDVEDGNGRIRRAAIHTYGDVVHSFVSVNNYNGPFLPGYQAAELAGESVGISRIDHVVANTEQRQMDRWCDFYKEVFGFHQFVSYDDKDISTEFSALRSKVMANDSRNIKLPINEPARAKRKSQIQEYIDFHYSAGVQHIALYSADIVTTVRKLRGNGLHFLSIPDTYYDTVWDRVGTIKEDRKEIRENNILIDRDKNGYLLQIFTKPLQDRPTLFFEVIQRAGCESFGKGNFKALFESMEMEQRRRGNL; encoded by the coding sequence ATGGGATCATTGCCTGTCAAACGCATACATCACATTGAATTGCTCGTGGGAAACAGCCTCCAGTCCGCCTTTTTCTACCGGAAAGCGTTAGGGTTCAACCAGGTTGCCTACCTCGGACCGGAGACCGGCTTTCCAGATAGAGCATCGTATGTTCTGCAACAGGGCAGGGTGACTTTCGTACTCACCACCCCTTTGAACTATGCCGATTCCCGCAATATCTTCCTCACCCTGCACGGAGACAGTGTCGCAGACATTTGTTTTGAGGTGGACTCTGTAGATGGTGTTTTCCATGAGACAGTGGCACGCGGTGCCGAACCGTCCACCTTTCCCCATGACGTTGAAGATGGTAACGGCCGTATCCGCAGAGCCGCTATTCACACCTATGGTGACGTGGTGCACAGCTTTGTCTCTGTGAATAATTACAACGGGCCTTTTCTGCCCGGCTATCAGGCGGCGGAGCTTGCCGGGGAATCTGTCGGGATCAGCCGGATCGACCATGTCGTCGCCAATACCGAACAGCGCCAGATGGACAGGTGGTGTGACTTTTATAAAGAGGTGTTCGGCTTCCATCAGTTTGTCTCTTATGACGACAAAGACATCTCAACAGAATTCTCTGCCCTGCGTTCCAAGGTCATGGCCAACGATTCGCGCAATATCAAACTGCCGATCAATGAACCTGCCAGGGCTAAGCGGAAAAGTCAGATCCAGGAGTATATAGATTTTCACTATTCGGCAGGTGTTCAGCATATCGCTCTCTACTCCGCCGACATTGTAACAACTGTCAGAAAACTCAGGGGAAATGGCCTGCATTTCCTCTCGATACCAGATACGTACTATGACACTGTCTGGGACCGGGTAGGGACTATTAAGGAAGACAGAAAGGAAATCAGGGAAAACAACATCCTTATCGATCGCGACAAAAACGGCTATCTGCTGCAGATATTCACCAAACCCCTGCAGGACCGCCCTACACTTTTTTTCGAGGTTATCCAACGGGCGGGTTGTGAGAGTTTTGGTAAAGGTAACTTCAAGGCATTGTTCGAATCCATGGAAATGGAACAGAGGAGGCGGGGTAACCTGTAA
- the fahA gene encoding fumarylacetoacetase yields MTASTDPTLRSFVDYDQHSHFPIQNLPYGVFSHDGTARIGARIGELVLDLALLETEGFFVPLPRLFNRNSLNLFFAAGPSAWSQVRTIISRLLNEQEPTLRDNHQLRSSALLPVKDVTMHLPAIIGDYTDFYSSREHATNVGTMFRGPENALMPNWLHLPVAYHGRSSSVVVSDTPIHRPVGQVKADDSPIPEFAATRSLDFELEMGFFIGPGSALGRPVTMQQAMDHVFGMVLVNDWSARDIQKWEYQPLGPFTAKNFATSISPWVVPIEALSPFRRDAPVQSPEVLPYLQSRERCTYDINLEVYIGNNRVCRSNFRNLYWTMSQQLAHHTATGCNILPGDLMASGTISGPEPGSFGSMLELSWKGTQPVAIGQGKTRTFLQDGDTVTMTGWCQGDGYRVGFGEVRGTILPPY; encoded by the coding sequence ATGACAGCATCCACCGACCCGACATTGCGTTCCTTCGTTGATTATGACCAGCACAGTCATTTCCCAATCCAGAACTTGCCGTACGGGGTGTTTTCCCACGATGGCACGGCACGTATTGGAGCCCGCATCGGGGAGTTGGTATTGGATCTGGCCCTGCTTGAAACCGAGGGTTTCTTCGTACCTCTGCCAAGACTGTTCAACAGGAACTCGCTCAACCTCTTTTTCGCTGCAGGCCCCTCTGCCTGGAGCCAGGTTCGCACAATTATTTCACGGTTATTGAATGAGCAGGAACCAACGCTGCGCGATAATCATCAACTCCGTTCAAGCGCGTTGCTGCCTGTAAAGGATGTGACAATGCACCTCCCGGCAATTATCGGCGACTACACCGACTTCTATTCATCCAGGGAGCATGCCACCAACGTCGGCACCATGTTCAGGGGACCGGAGAACGCCCTCATGCCCAACTGGCTGCACCTGCCTGTAGCCTACCATGGCCGTTCAAGTTCTGTGGTGGTCAGTGACACCCCGATTCATCGGCCGGTGGGCCAGGTCAAGGCGGATGACAGCCCGATACCTGAATTTGCCGCCACCCGATCACTGGATTTTGAGCTTGAGATGGGTTTCTTTATCGGCCCTGGTTCCGCGCTTGGCAGGCCGGTCACCATGCAGCAGGCAATGGATCATGTATTTGGCATGGTGCTGGTAAATGACTGGTCGGCACGGGATATCCAGAAATGGGAATACCAGCCACTCGGCCCGTTCACGGCGAAGAACTTCGCCACATCCATCTCGCCATGGGTGGTTCCCATAGAAGCTCTTTCCCCATTCAGAAGGGACGCCCCGGTACAATCTCCCGAGGTTCTCCCGTATCTGCAAAGCCGGGAACGCTGCACCTACGATATCAACCTTGAAGTGTATATTGGCAATAATCGTGTCTGCCGAAGTAACTTCAGGAATTTGTACTGGACCATGAGTCAGCAGCTTGCCCACCATACCGCCACCGGCTGCAATATCCTGCCGGGAGACCTGATGGCATCCGGTACAATCAGTGGCCCCGAACCGGGAAGCTTCGGCAGTATGCTTGAACTCTCCTGGAAGGGGACTCAACCAGTTGCCATAGGCCAGGGAAAAACACGCACTTTTTTACAGGATGGCGACACTGTCACCATGACCGGCTGGTGCCAGGGTGACGGGTATCGCGTCGGGTTTGGCGAAGTTCGGGGGACAATTCTCCCACCATATTAA
- a CDS encoding PA2779 family protein yields the protein MNSRCKKSIIFFTLLQFFLVSGSLPGAKAALISTHTMIESEKAQSTEATREQIREILTHDDVTQELVRLGVDPAKAEERIAALSPAELEQLQSRIGELPAGAGVIEVLGITFLVLLVLDLLGVTNVFSKI from the coding sequence ATGAATTCACGTTGTAAAAAATCTATCATATTTTTCACACTATTACAGTTTTTCCTGGTATCAGGTTCCCTTCCCGGCGCCAAGGCTGCACTTATCTCCACTCACACTATGATCGAGTCCGAGAAAGCACAGAGTACAGAAGCCACCAGGGAACAGATTCGCGAGATTTTGACCCACGACGATGTAACACAAGAACTGGTTCGCCTTGGCGTTGATCCGGCCAAGGCAGAAGAGCGTATTGCTGCGCTTTCTCCAGCCGAGCTGGAACAATTGCAATCAAGAATCGGAGAGCTGCCAGCAGGTGCCGGTGTAATTGAGGTTCTCGGCATCACCTTCCTGGTACTCCTTGTTCTCGATCTACTCGGCGTAACGAATGTGTTTAGTAAAATTTAA
- a CDS encoding alpha-hydroxy-acid oxidizing protein → MKEYYDVAREKMKGFCRVCPQCNGKACVGQVPGMGGLGTGSSFAANVEALARYKFNMRLIHDVTAPDTSIDFLGQKLSMPVLAAPIGGVSFNMGGGISEEEYIDSVIGGCLAAGTLGCTGDGVPEWLHSAGFSAIEKNDGKGIPFIKPWENEELDQKIEKAVKSGTKIFGMDIDAAGLVTLRQMGRPVSPKTPEALKKIIDSTSMKFILKGVMTVDEAKMAAEIGVDAIVVSNHGGRVLDFAPGAADVLASIADAVKGKVTIIADGGVRSGGDVLKLLALGADAVMIGRPVSVAAVGGLQDGVQAYLEKIRGELIQTMVLTGTASAGNVSREILA, encoded by the coding sequence GTGAAAGAGTATTACGATGTCGCCAGAGAGAAAATGAAAGGCTTTTGCCGTGTTTGTCCGCAGTGCAACGGCAAGGCCTGTGTAGGCCAGGTTCCAGGCATGGGGGGGCTTGGCACCGGTTCCTCCTTCGCCGCAAATGTTGAGGCGCTCGCGCGTTACAAATTCAACATGCGGCTGATTCATGATGTCACCGCACCGGATACCAGCATCGATTTTCTTGGCCAGAAACTCTCTATGCCTGTACTTGCTGCACCGATCGGTGGCGTGAGCTTCAACATGGGCGGAGGTATCAGCGAGGAAGAATATATAGATTCAGTAATCGGTGGTTGTCTCGCCGCCGGCACTCTCGGCTGTACCGGTGACGGTGTACCTGAATGGCTGCACAGCGCCGGATTTTCCGCCATCGAGAAAAACGATGGTAAGGGTATTCCTTTTATCAAGCCCTGGGAAAATGAAGAGCTCGACCAGAAAATTGAAAAGGCTGTCAAATCCGGCACCAAAATCTTTGGCATGGACATAGACGCAGCCGGTCTCGTTACCCTGCGCCAGATGGGCCGTCCTGTTTCCCCGAAAACCCCCGAGGCTCTCAAAAAGATCATCGACTCCACCTCCATGAAGTTCATCCTGAAAGGTGTAATGACCGTGGATGAAGCGAAGATGGCAGCCGAGATTGGTGTGGATGCAATCGTTGTCTCCAACCATGGTGGCCGCGTGCTCGACTTTGCCCCAGGCGCCGCAGATGTACTTGCATCTATCGCCGATGCCGTGAAAGGCAAGGTCACCATCATAGCCGATGGCGGTGTGAGAAGCGGTGGAGATGTGCTCAAGCTTCTGGCCCTCGGCGCAGACGCTGTCATGATAGGGCGCCCGGTCTCTGTTGCCGCAGTAGGCGGACTGCAGGATGGAGTTCAGGCATATCTTGAAAAGATTCGCGGTGAGTTGATCCAGACCATGGTTCTTACCGGCACAGCCAGCGCCGGCAACGTGAGCCGCGAAATCCTGGCTTAG
- a CDS encoding sulfite exporter TauE/SafE family protein: MMFFAMYLGAGAIAGLMAGLLGIGGGMVIVPMLTYTFIAHGVPHEYVLHMALGTSLASIVFTSLSSVRAHHKRGAVNWQAVTRITPGILAGTFFGAWIAAQLSTNFLKIFFALFLIFVATQMLIGFKPKPNRTLPGSVGMFGAGGTIGIFSSLVGIGGGTLSVPFLSWCNTEIRKAIATSSAIGFPIAIAGTAGYVVNGMGIDIAAPHLGYIHLTGLFGIVLASVCTAPIGARLTHTLPVDRLKKIFSILLYVVGTKMLIGGL; this comes from the coding sequence ATGATGTTTTTTGCAATGTATCTCGGTGCCGGTGCAATTGCCGGGCTCATGGCCGGGCTTCTCGGTATCGGTGGAGGCATGGTCATAGTACCCATGCTTACATACACCTTTATTGCCCACGGCGTGCCCCATGAGTATGTACTGCATATGGCGCTTGGTACCTCGCTGGCCAGTATTGTCTTCACCTCACTTTCCAGTGTGCGGGCTCACCATAAGAGAGGGGCAGTGAACTGGCAGGCTGTAACCCGGATCACCCCGGGCATTCTCGCCGGAACCTTTTTCGGTGCCTGGATCGCAGCTCAGCTCTCTACCAATTTCCTGAAGATCTTTTTTGCGCTCTTTCTCATATTCGTTGCAACCCAGATGCTCATTGGTTTCAAGCCCAAACCCAACAGGACCTTGCCCGGCAGCGTCGGTATGTTTGGCGCTGGAGGTACCATCGGCATCTTCTCCAGCCTGGTGGGTATTGGCGGCGGCACCCTCTCGGTACCTTTTTTAAGTTGGTGCAATACCGAGATACGCAAGGCTATTGCCACTTCATCCGCAATCGGCTTCCCCATCGCCATCGCCGGAACAGCTGGCTATGTCGTTAACGGTATGGGGATCGACATCGCAGCTCCCCACCTTGGGTATATCCACCTGACGGGTCTGTTCGGTATCGTCCTAGCCAGTGTCTGCACCGCCCCAATCGGCGCCAGGCTGACCCATACCCTCCCGGTGGACAGATTGAAGAAGATTTTCTCTATTCTGCTTTACGTGGTAGGCACCAAGATGCTGATCGGTGGCCTGTAG
- a CDS encoding IS110 family transposase, which translates to MDQQIFIGIDVSKTKLDIAVRPTKEKWSTANAPTEISALVKRFEELQPTLIVLESTGGLEIPLVSELAKKFLPIVVVNPRQVRDFAKATGKLAKTDSIDSEIIARFGEAIRPEPRPIKDEQARELDAVLVRRRQIVDMLTMEKNRLRCSTKHVRKDLEAHIKWLEKRLQNVDGDLQKLIQQSDVWRVNDKILQSVPGVGPVLSLALLAGLPELGQLNRKEVAALAGVAPLNRDSGFFRGSRRIWGGRAQIRSVLYMGALTAARCNPVIRTFHEQLIARGKKPKVALTACMRKLLTILNVMVRNQTTWSPTYAEQR; encoded by the coding sequence ATGGATCAACAGATATTTATTGGAATTGATGTATCAAAAACTAAGCTGGACATCGCCGTTCGGCCAACCAAGGAAAAATGGAGTACAGCCAATGCTCCAACGGAAATTTCCGCTCTGGTAAAACGCTTTGAGGAATTACAGCCTACATTGATTGTTCTTGAATCAACGGGCGGCCTTGAGATTCCCCTCGTAAGTGAACTTGCCAAGAAATTCCTACCCATTGTCGTAGTAAACCCCAGACAGGTGAGGGACTTTGCTAAAGCTACTGGCAAGTTGGCAAAAACAGATTCTATCGATTCTGAAATAATCGCTCGATTTGGTGAAGCTATTCGACCAGAACCTCGACCGATCAAAGACGAGCAAGCTCGAGAATTGGATGCTGTTCTAGTGCGCCGCAGGCAAATTGTGGACATGTTAACTATGGAAAAAAATCGCCTTAGATGCTCTACAAAACATGTTCGCAAAGATCTTGAAGCACATATCAAATGGCTGGAAAAACGTTTGCAAAACGTTGATGGGGATCTCCAAAAGCTCATCCAGCAATCAGATGTCTGGCGAGTAAACGATAAAATATTACAAAGCGTGCCAGGTGTAGGACCAGTATTGTCGCTTGCACTCCTAGCAGGCTTGCCTGAGTTGGGCCAACTCAACAGAAAAGAGGTGGCAGCACTGGCCGGAGTAGCTCCACTCAATCGAGATAGCGGCTTTTTTCGCGGTTCCCGAAGAATATGGGGAGGGAGAGCCCAGATAAGATCTGTCTTGTACATGGGGGCTTTGACAGCCGCACGCTGCAACCCTGTCATCAGGACTTTCCACGAGCAATTAATTGCTCGTGGAAAAAAGCCTAAGGTTGCTCTGACGGCATGCATGCGGAAACTCTTAACCATCCTAAATGTCATGGTGAGAAATCAAACCACTTGGTCGCCTACTTATGCTGAACAAAGATGA
- a CDS encoding FadR/GntR family transcriptional regulator has translation MTQKRHDEIVSLIEDLIRTGELAAGDRIPSERYLAEKYQVSRNTVREAIKALAEKAVVVSRRGAGTFVAEGALSCMIDGVTRKKRRINEIIELRSMLEPQIAALAANRIDDQTLKELEEILNVQAEAVASGRDRASYDEQFHRLLVRATGNGVLLDIYDTVHDVLAESRVNELQSQERSVMSLGYHQQIFDALQRKSSADAARHMQEHMVQVEQNLAHLTEERPQDKFTAIKKTR, from the coding sequence ATGACCCAGAAAAGACACGACGAAATTGTCAGCCTGATCGAAGATCTCATCAGGACCGGAGAACTGGCCGCAGGTGACCGGATTCCCTCCGAGAGATACTTGGCTGAAAAATATCAGGTATCCCGCAATACGGTGCGCGAAGCGATAAAGGCACTGGCGGAAAAAGCTGTGGTTGTCAGCAGACGCGGTGCCGGTACCTTTGTTGCCGAAGGCGCCCTGAGCTGCATGATAGACGGTGTTACCAGAAAAAAACGTCGCATCAACGAGATTATCGAATTGCGTTCCATGCTCGAACCGCAGATAGCCGCGCTCGCCGCCAACCGCATAGACGACCAGACCCTGAAAGAGCTGGAAGAAATTTTAAACGTGCAGGCTGAGGCCGTGGCCAGCGGCCGGGACAGGGCTTCGTACGACGAACAGTTTCACAGGCTTCTTGTTCGCGCCACAGGCAATGGGGTACTGCTTGATATTTATGACACCGTTCATGACGTGTTGGCTGAGAGTCGCGTCAATGAGCTTCAGAGCCAGGAAAGAAGCGTGATGTCTCTGGGCTATCACCAACAGATATTCGATGCCCTGCAACGAAAATCTTCCGCCGATGCAGCCCGCCACATGCAGGAGCATATGGTACAGGTCGAACAGAACCTCGCCCATCTGACAGAAGAGCGGCCGCAGGATAAGTTCACAGCTATCAAGAAAACCCGATAA
- a CDS encoding PA2778 family cysteine peptidase, producing the protein MLRHLCLMGIAGLIVFLAGCSHHPKLVTDFNQPQTIELTTTPFFPQEEYQCGPAALATLLVSSDVITLPDLLVDEVYIPGRQGSLQLEIIATTRRHGRIPYVIEPTLEAIADEIATGRTVLVLQNLGLKTLPAYHYAVVIGISDQDEFILRSGTTERLMISKKKFWRSWQRAESWGIVALKPGEMPADGNVEKYMSAVSQAEESGNMRLAEKSYIAFLQSQPDNRTALFGLANTMYGKEQYRAAARFYKQLLDQEPENPAVINNLAESLAAMQCYGQALELIDIFLCSGFERKHPHSRMTEHLRNTRAEISIKHESRKSKNCSEIISIEEM; encoded by the coding sequence ATGCTCAGACACTTATGCCTGATGGGTATAGCCGGCCTGATCGTGTTTCTGGCCGGCTGCAGCCATCACCCCAAACTGGTCACCGACTTCAACCAGCCCCAAACAATAGAACTTACGACCACCCCGTTCTTTCCCCAGGAAGAATATCAGTGCGGTCCAGCCGCCCTGGCAACGTTGCTGGTCAGTTCTGATGTTATCACCCTACCTGACCTTCTTGTCGATGAAGTGTATATTCCCGGCCGCCAGGGCTCCCTGCAGCTGGAAATAATTGCCACCACGCGCCGACATGGCCGCATTCCCTATGTCATCGAACCGACGCTTGAGGCAATCGCCGACGAAATAGCTACGGGCCGTACCGTTTTGGTGCTGCAAAACCTCGGTTTGAAAACGCTTCCTGCCTATCACTACGCTGTAGTAATAGGCATTTCCGACCAGGATGAATTCATACTCCGATCCGGTACCACTGAAAGACTCATGATCAGCAAAAAGAAATTCTGGAGGAGCTGGCAGAGGGCTGAAAGCTGGGGCATTGTAGCGCTCAAGCCTGGGGAGATGCCGGCTGACGGCAATGTGGAGAAGTATATGAGTGCGGTATCTCAAGCTGAAGAGTCAGGCAATATGCGACTTGCCGAGAAAAGCTATATCGCCTTCCTGCAAAGCCAGCCGGACAATCGTACAGCGCTCTTTGGTCTTGCCAACACCATGTATGGCAAAGAGCAGTACCGGGCTGCGGCAAGATTCTATAAACAGCTACTCGACCAGGAGCCGGAAAACCCGGCGGTGATCAATAATCTCGCCGAGTCACTCGCTGCCATGCAATGCTACGGGCAGGCTCTGGAGCTTATCGATATCTTTCTCTGTTCAGGGTTTGAACGAAAGCACCCGCACTCCAGGATGACTGAACATCTCCGGAACACCAGGGCGGAGATCAGCATTAAACACGAATCCCGAAAAAGTAAAAACTGCAGTGAGATAATTTCCATTGAGGAGATGTAA
- a CDS encoding SLC13 family permease, giving the protein MSAEILLVFGILIVVIGVLVTEVMPLEVLAMLVLGVLAVTGLVSPTEALAGFSNPAVVTIWAVFILSGGLTRTGIANILGRNLLKVAGEGESRLILLVMFVAGGLSAFMNNVAVAALMLPVVMDICRKTGHPPSRMLMPLAYGSLLGGLTTMIGTPPNILVSEALRANDLTPFGLFDFTPVGIIVMVSGMLFITFVGIRLLPEKSAMADGEAAGTGDVNLMLEQYHLEERLFRIHIPKDSPLVGHTLASSHLGSRLGLNVVGINRGRRSFLAPAASDEIMGDDELIVEGRLDRIQEMNNWGQLLTLSDLSRENILIEHGMKVAEIQLAAGSPWIGKTLSGLNFRNMFGLNVLELRRFERRIEYNVKSQQLRAGDVIVVHGPADKISELVQVEGIMAPVVLGLSDIHEDYALGRKVRILRVPNRSRLLGMSVSESRLGDALDVQVLSIIRESGEAIIPASDTIFEAGDMLVVSGMSDLIAVLLMQGLEAVFEKGTDGVNDISLLEDDKVGVLEVIVSPHSNLNDQTLDEINFREKFGLNVLAVWRKGRVIRTGLRDLQLQFGDALLLFGSWKKLAVLGREPDFVVLTETMQEPAREEKAKTALAIMAAVLLPVIFGWVPIYIAVVIGAACMVLTKCLTMDEAYRYIEWKAVFLIAGMLPLGVALDKTGAAAMVAENVITIMGPFGPYGVLFGLLSITFAATSIIPTAALVVLMVPIALQTSAGLGISPYPLMMGIAMAASSSFTSPISHPANVLVMGPGGYSFMDYVKLGLPLTVLILALLMIVIPVFWPMTV; this is encoded by the coding sequence ATGTCAGCTGAAATTCTATTAGTTTTTGGAATCCTGATAGTTGTAATAGGGGTGCTGGTAACAGAGGTGATGCCGCTTGAAGTGCTGGCTATGCTGGTGCTTGGTGTACTGGCGGTGACGGGTTTGGTGAGCCCCACCGAAGCCCTTGCCGGTTTCAGCAATCCGGCAGTGGTGACTATCTGGGCAGTGTTTATCCTGAGTGGCGGGCTTACTCGCACCGGAATCGCTAATATTCTCGGCAGGAATTTGTTAAAGGTTGCCGGCGAGGGTGAAAGTCGCCTGATTCTGCTCGTTATGTTTGTGGCTGGTGGGCTTTCAGCCTTTATGAATAATGTGGCAGTTGCGGCCCTGATGCTGCCGGTGGTGATGGATATCTGTAGAAAGACCGGTCATCCGCCTTCAAGGATGCTCATGCCTCTGGCCTACGGATCACTGTTGGGCGGGTTGACAACCATGATCGGTACCCCGCCTAATATATTGGTATCCGAAGCGCTTCGGGCCAACGATCTCACGCCTTTTGGTCTCTTTGATTTTACTCCGGTGGGTATCATCGTGATGGTGAGCGGTATGCTCTTCATCACCTTTGTCGGTATTCGATTGTTGCCAGAGAAATCGGCCATGGCAGATGGTGAGGCAGCTGGTACTGGAGACGTGAATCTGATGCTCGAGCAGTACCATCTGGAAGAACGTCTGTTCCGCATTCATATTCCTAAAGACTCTCCACTGGTGGGACATACCCTTGCTTCAAGTCATCTTGGTTCCAGACTTGGTCTGAACGTGGTCGGTATCAATCGGGGCAGACGCAGTTTTTTAGCCCCTGCAGCGAGCGATGAGATCATGGGGGATGATGAACTGATCGTAGAGGGGAGGCTGGATCGTATCCAGGAGATGAATAACTGGGGACAACTGCTCACCCTCAGCGATCTGAGCAGGGAAAACATTCTGATAGAACATGGCATGAAGGTCGCAGAAATTCAGTTGGCGGCAGGTAGCCCGTGGATAGGCAAGACCCTGTCCGGGCTCAACTTTAGAAACATGTTCGGTCTCAATGTTCTCGAGTTGAGAAGGTTTGAACGGAGGATAGAATACAATGTAAAATCCCAGCAACTCAGGGCGGGTGATGTGATAGTTGTCCATGGCCCGGCAGATAAAATCAGCGAACTGGTGCAAGTCGAAGGTATCATGGCGCCAGTAGTGCTGGGATTGTCGGATATTCATGAGGATTATGCGCTGGGCAGGAAGGTGCGAATCCTCCGTGTTCCCAATCGCTCCCGGCTGCTCGGCATGTCTGTTTCTGAGAGCAGGCTGGGTGATGCCCTGGATGTCCAGGTCCTCTCAATCATCAGGGAGAGTGGTGAAGCCATCATTCCCGCTTCGGACACTATTTTCGAAGCAGGCGATATGCTTGTTGTTTCGGGCATGTCAGACCTGATTGCAGTGCTGTTGATGCAGGGTCTGGAAGCGGTGTTTGAGAAGGGGACGGACGGAGTAAACGATATTTCCCTGCTCGAAGATGATAAGGTCGGTGTGCTCGAGGTGATTGTTTCGCCCCACTCCAACCTCAACGACCAGACTCTGGATGAGATAAACTTTCGTGAAAAGTTCGGCCTCAATGTGCTGGCAGTGTGGCGAAAGGGCAGAGTTATTCGAACGGGTCTCCGTGATCTGCAACTGCAGTTTGGTGACGCCCTCCTGCTCTTTGGTTCCTGGAAAAAACTGGCAGTCCTGGGACGTGAACCGGACTTTGTGGTGCTGACAGAGACAATGCAGGAGCCGGCCCGTGAGGAAAAAGCCAAAACAGCTTTGGCTATTATGGCTGCCGTGCTGTTGCCGGTGATTTTTGGCTGGGTGCCGATATATATCGCAGTGGTGATCGGTGCGGCGTGTATGGTACTCACGAAATGCCTGACCATGGATGAGGCGTATCGTTATATTGAATGGAAGGCTGTCTTTCTTATTGCCGGGATGTTGCCTCTGGGGGTGGCTCTGGATAAAACCGGAGCAGCGGCCATGGTCGCAGAGAATGTGATCACAATTATGGGTCCCTTCGGCCCTTATGGCGTACTCTTCGGGCTCCTGTCGATCACTTTTGCGGCAACCAGCATTATTCCCACTGCTGCGCTTGTGGTGCTTATGGTGCCCATAGCCCTCCAGACCTCGGCGGGGCTTGGCATCTCACCATACCCGCTGATGATGGGTATCGCCATGGCGGCATCCTCGAGCTTCACCTCACCGATTTCACATCCGGCAAATGTGCTGGTGATGGGACCGGGCGGCTATTCATTTATGGATTATGTCAAATTGGGTTTGCCGTTGACCGTATTGATATTGGCGCTGTTGATGATTGTTATTCCAGTATTCTGGCCCATGACTGTTTGA